Proteins found in one Prochlorococcus marinus XMU1405 genomic segment:
- a CDS encoding lectin-like protein, which translates to MNNFHDYVDNWHTFLSKIAKNGKFKAAIFSAISENESNKYINNLNRQLEQLSYELLPEIKLLNSDSQVQTAAYSSSKETIYVSENWIEETSQYNFFEVITEELGHHIDSKVNSKDTSGDEGYLFSAKILEKDLSSDLLKEVLSENDYKIITIDGEEQLIEQNSSNLLTVAKNSLSDGLINTPYTLNKSDLITGVNSSELTIENLTVNKGTIFYNNNATWTYTPEENWYGDVEISYETNDGSLNGKILGKSFYFELGNSTWMEAQNKSEDYGGNLVSINSQIEQDFINEAFASIDDGDHGKWIGFTDKDQEGNWIWTDGSSVDFTNWNPSEPSNGGYNNPEHYGMIWANYGNQLNNIFPVGSWNDVSNNGDGNISGIAEIPFFRFEDSIYLKLGPSTWDEAQAAAKELGGNLVSINSQEEQDFIVNTFLSQDDGENGKWIGLNDKDQEGNWVWSDGSSVDFTSWNTGEPNDEQDDGQYAADNVLISQQNTPWSTSHIGSWNDHTNDINIYGGTYKASGIVEIKTGITEMTASLKINPLALEDITAPTLQSFELSQNNSVDISQGDGSFYFDITVSEDLSGFDYGYVVWESPSGTITVDQSFAVGSLEYTPNSDFSWEDLEVKIEQFSETGTWNLRAIYLKDEIGNSLSLNEEDFQELGLNADIEVVGGQEDTTAPTLQSFELSQNNSVDISQGDGSFYFDIT; encoded by the coding sequence ATGAATAACTTTCACGACTACGTTGATAATTGGCATACTTTCCTAAGTAAAATTGCTAAAAATGGGAAATTTAAAGCTGCAATTTTTTCTGCTATTTCTGAAAACGAATCAAATAAATATATCAATAATTTAAACAGGCAATTAGAACAACTATCCTATGAGTTGCTTCCAGAGATAAAACTCCTTAATTCAGACTCACAAGTTCAAACTGCAGCATACTCATCTTCTAAAGAAACTATTTATGTAAGTGAAAATTGGATAGAAGAAACAAGCCAATATAATTTTTTTGAAGTTATTACGGAAGAATTAGGTCATCATATTGATTCTAAAGTTAATTCTAAAGATACCTCTGGAGATGAAGGTTATTTATTTTCAGCAAAAATCCTTGAAAAAGATTTAAGCAGTGACTTATTGAAAGAGGTTCTTTCCGAAAACGACTATAAAATTATCACTATTGACGGTGAGGAGCAATTAATTGAACAAAATTCATCGAACTTATTAACCGTAGCCAAAAATTCATTAAGTGATGGATTAATTAATACGCCTTATACACTCAACAAATCAGATCTTATTACTGGAGTAAATAGTTCTGAACTCACTATTGAAAATCTAACAGTCAATAAAGGGACAATTTTCTACAACAATAATGCTACTTGGACATATACTCCCGAGGAAAATTGGTATGGAGATGTAGAGATTTCTTATGAAACTAATGATGGATCTCTTAATGGGAAAATTCTAGGAAAAAGCTTCTATTTTGAGCTTGGAAATTCAACATGGATGGAAGCTCAAAATAAAAGCGAAGACTATGGCGGTAATTTAGTTTCTATTAATAGTCAGATAGAGCAAGATTTTATTAATGAAGCTTTCGCATCTATAGATGACGGCGATCATGGAAAATGGATTGGATTTACTGATAAAGATCAAGAGGGTAATTGGATATGGACTGATGGTTCAAGCGTTGACTTTACAAACTGGAATCCAAGCGAACCTAGCAATGGAGGCTACAATAATCCAGAACATTATGGGATGATTTGGGCAAACTATGGAAATCAATTAAATAATATTTTCCCAGTCGGATCCTGGAATGACGTCAGCAATAATGGTGATGGGAATATTTCTGGAATTGCAGAAATTCCTTTCTTTAGATTTGAAGATTCAATTTATTTAAAACTTGGCCCCTCAACTTGGGATGAAGCACAAGCTGCAGCAAAAGAATTAGGGGGAAATTTAGTCTCGATTAATAGCCAAGAAGAGCAAGATTTTATTGTTAATACATTTTTGAGTCAGGATGATGGTGAGAATGGTAAATGGATTGGATTAAACGATAAAGACCAAGAAGGAAACTGGGTCTGGTCTGATGGTTCAAGCGTAGATTTTACAAGTTGGAACACTGGAGAACCGAATGACGAGCAAGATGATGGTCAATATGCTGCAGATAATGTTTTAATCTCGCAACAGAATACTCCATGGAGCACCAGTCATATCGGAAGTTGGAATGATCATACTAATGATATTAATATCTATGGGGGAACATATAAAGCTTCAGGAATAGTAGAAATAAAAACTGGCATTACTGAAATGACAGCTTCATTAAAAATTAACCCACTTGCGTTAGAGGATATAACGGCACCAACATTACAGTCCTTTGAACTATCCCAAAATAATTCAGTTGATATTTCTCAAGGAGATGGGAGTTTTTACTTTGACATAACTGTTTCTGAAGATTTAAGTGGGTTTGACTATGGGTATGTGGTTTGGGAAAGTCCCTCCGGAACTATAACGGTGGACCAATCTTTTGCAGTTGGTAGCTTGGAATATACACCTAATAGCGACTTTTCCTGGGAAGATCTTGAAGTAAAAATAGAACAATTCTCAGAGACTGGAACTTGGAACTTACGTGCTATTTACCTTAAGGATGAGATAGGTAACAGCTTAAGTTTAAATGAAGAAGATTTTCAAGAATTAGGTCTTAATGCTGATATTGAAGTTGTCGGTGGTCAGGAAGATACAACGGCACCAACATTACAGTCCTTTGAACTATCCCAAAATAATTCAGTTGATATTTCTCAAGGAGATGGGAGTTTTTACTTTGACATAACT
- a CDS encoding peptidylprolyl isomerase, with protein sequence MNEISKQKLLSWGLLKQVYREEIIDQNIKDIQIPSDFKMEPIVEKWLINYGIKSNDLLQIWMKDKGFNNEQWKKFVLRDYKWRRWCREKFDNELPSYYLKRKPLLDRVTYSLIRVKDEDLAFELFMRINEEEEEFSDLSSRYSEGPEAKSGGKIGPVTLKQTHPVLAKILLISEECQLWPPKKIDNWWIIVRLDKLINTELNEEIALYLTYEMGEQFLKKETSFSVEEINLINKNNQLK encoded by the coding sequence ATGAATGAGATTTCTAAACAAAAGTTATTAAGTTGGGGCCTTTTAAAACAGGTATATAGAGAGGAAATTATTGATCAAAATATAAAGGATATACAAATTCCCAGTGATTTCAAAATGGAACCAATAGTAGAAAAATGGCTAATTAATTATGGTATAAAATCAAATGATCTTTTACAAATTTGGATGAAAGATAAGGGTTTTAATAATGAACAGTGGAAGAAATTTGTTTTGAGAGATTATAAATGGAGAAGGTGGTGCAGAGAAAAATTTGATAATGAATTACCTAGTTATTATTTAAAAAGAAAGCCTTTATTAGATCGAGTTACATATTCACTCATAAGAGTTAAAGATGAGGATTTGGCATTCGAGTTATTTATGAGAATTAATGAAGAAGAAGAAGAATTTAGTGATCTATCTAGTAGATACTCTGAGGGACCTGAAGCAAAATCTGGAGGCAAAATAGGTCCTGTCACTTTAAAGCAGACCCATCCCGTACTAGCAAAGATATTATTAATAAGTGAAGAATGTCAATTATGGCCTCCAAAAAAAATTGATAATTGGTGGATAATTGTCAGATTGGATAAGCTTATTAATACAGAATTAAACGAAGAAATTGCTTTGTATCTTACCTATGAGATGGGAGAGCAATTTCTTAAGAAAGAAACATCTTTTTCTGTCGAAGAAATTAATTTAATTAATAAAAATAATCAACTTAAATAG
- a CDS encoding ABC transporter transmembrane domain-containing protein, with translation MKNNLYSSWEDLLINFDKDKLSFSKNIKLIKIPIGKKFTDIGSLPCGVLLVKKGRIREISFDENEKPFTTKIYNKGEFVGSEHLLRGENSIALTASSNVEGTLLEAEAFINFAIKNPKFLEYFSTVSTQEIFYSLKKDSKFTEMEYKQFQNYLDKVKYQKKIINIYPESSLDGGMKGKYLVSSCNLRDYKIGQIVQEPKNLVIKGKLPARLIPLTFDLPESKKIKISETFVKDQISDKRLQIEALQDIYGSNPKTDIFPDCRGEGKIEELLALLRMICRFYEIPFKKDFLKKILKNQLEESQFSLDLLAAVINLIGLKTIFLNPEDKDQILRIPTPSIFIKNQKPLIIWEIVNDQLLIGDPNSGQSYMETDDLSSSFKDGIKILYAERTRRSPKNKFGLGWFWPSIKKHKISLIQVVIASFFVQLLALLNPLLIQQIIDAVISQGNFSSLNILGGLLIFLAFGQAILGSLRTYLFSDTTNRIDISLGSSIISHLLRLPLDYFAKRSVGEVSGRVGELEKIRSFLTGTALSVLLDSIFSVIYIAVLLSYSVQLTIWALGVLPIFVALTIFISPVLRDQLRKKAEASAKVNSHMVESLSGIETIKAQNMELSSEWKWEKMYSMQVKEGFRNTITNTAASSASNFLQQLSGLIIIWAGAAMVLQGKLTLGQLIAFRIISSYVTSPLLRLASLWQSFQETSISLERLSDIVDHPEEIEIMGDNLPPMPPINGDIVYENVNFRFGSNGPYQLLNINLKIKKNSFIGFVGSSGSGKSTVLKLLTRLYEPNSGFIKIDSHDVSKVDLYSLRNQIGVVPQDSILFDGTIQDNISLTKPEVSYEEVICASKIACAHEFIEKFPSGYANYVGERGTGLSGGQRQRIAIARVILTKPKLLILDEATSALDVDTEKRLLKNLLQNFKDTTILFISHRLSNLRNANNIFVLDDGTIVEEGDHSELIKLNGRYATLYKQQEVEI, from the coding sequence ATGAAAAATAATTTATACAGTAGTTGGGAAGATTTACTAATAAATTTTGATAAAGACAAATTATCTTTTAGTAAAAATATCAAACTAATAAAGATTCCAATAGGAAAGAAATTTACAGATATTGGATCGTTACCATGTGGTGTTTTATTAGTTAAAAAAGGCAGGATAAGAGAAATTAGCTTTGATGAAAATGAGAAGCCTTTTACCACCAAAATTTATAATAAAGGAGAATTTGTAGGTTCAGAGCATTTATTAAGGGGAGAGAACTCAATAGCCCTTACTGCTTCATCTAATGTTGAAGGCACTTTATTAGAGGCGGAGGCCTTCATAAATTTTGCTATAAAAAATCCTAAATTTTTGGAATATTTTTCAACAGTTAGCACACAGGAAATTTTTTATTCTCTTAAAAAAGATTCTAAATTTACTGAAATGGAATATAAACAATTTCAAAATTATTTAGATAAAGTTAAATATCAAAAAAAAATAATAAACATTTATCCTGAGTCAAGTTTAGATGGTGGAATGAAGGGTAAATATCTTGTAAGTAGTTGTAATTTGAGAGATTATAAAATTGGACAAATTGTTCAAGAACCAAAGAATTTAGTAATAAAAGGAAAGCTTCCAGCAAGATTAATCCCTCTCACTTTTGATTTGCCTGAAAGTAAAAAAATAAAAATTTCTGAAACTTTTGTTAAGGATCAAATCTCTGATAAGAGATTACAAATAGAAGCACTTCAAGATATTTATGGTTCCAATCCTAAAACAGATATTTTCCCTGATTGTCGTGGAGAAGGAAAAATTGAGGAATTATTGGCTTTATTAAGAATGATATGTCGCTTTTATGAAATTCCTTTTAAAAAAGATTTTTTAAAAAAAATCCTCAAAAATCAACTAGAGGAATCTCAATTCTCATTAGATTTGTTGGCGGCAGTAATAAACTTAATTGGTTTAAAGACAATATTTCTTAATCCAGAGGATAAAGACCAGATTCTTAGAATCCCAACTCCTTCCATTTTTATAAAAAATCAAAAGCCTTTAATTATTTGGGAAATAGTGAACGATCAGCTTTTAATAGGTGATCCTAATTCAGGACAATCATATATGGAGACGGATGATTTAAGTAGTTCATTTAAAGATGGAATAAAAATTTTATATGCCGAGAGAACTCGAAGATCCCCAAAAAATAAATTTGGATTAGGTTGGTTTTGGCCATCTATTAAAAAACATAAGATTTCTCTGATTCAGGTAGTTATTGCCAGTTTCTTTGTTCAGCTTTTGGCACTTCTTAATCCCCTTTTAATTCAACAAATAATTGATGCCGTAATTTCTCAAGGCAATTTTTCTAGTCTCAATATCCTTGGAGGTTTATTGATTTTTTTAGCATTTGGACAAGCTATATTAGGTTCTTTAAGAACTTATCTTTTTTCAGATACTACAAATAGAATAGATATCTCTCTTGGTTCATCGATAATAAGTCATTTATTAAGATTGCCTTTAGATTACTTTGCTAAAAGGTCAGTAGGTGAAGTAAGCGGGAGAGTTGGAGAACTTGAGAAGATAAGGAGTTTTTTAACTGGAACTGCTCTTTCGGTATTATTAGATTCAATTTTTTCAGTAATATATATTGCGGTTTTATTATCATATTCTGTCCAATTAACAATCTGGGCACTTGGAGTCCTCCCTATCTTTGTTGCATTAACAATATTTATTTCTCCTGTTTTGAGAGATCAGCTTAGAAAAAAAGCAGAAGCTAGTGCAAAGGTTAATAGTCATATGGTTGAAAGTTTGAGCGGTATTGAAACTATCAAAGCTCAAAATATGGAACTATCAAGTGAGTGGAAATGGGAAAAAATGTATTCTATGCAGGTTAAAGAGGGTTTTAGAAACACAATTACGAATACAGCAGCTAGCTCTGCAAGTAATTTTCTTCAACAATTATCTGGCTTAATAATAATTTGGGCAGGTGCTGCAATGGTTCTTCAAGGGAAACTTACACTTGGACAACTTATTGCATTCAGGATTATTTCTAGTTACGTTACTAGTCCCCTTCTTAGGTTGGCAAGCTTGTGGCAGAGCTTTCAGGAGACTTCAATATCTTTGGAAAGGTTATCTGATATCGTAGACCATCCAGAGGAGATAGAAATAATGGGCGATAATTTGCCTCCGATGCCTCCAATTAATGGTGATATTGTCTATGAAAATGTAAACTTCAGATTCGGTTCTAATGGACCTTATCAACTTTTAAATATTAACTTAAAAATTAAAAAAAATTCTTTCATCGGATTTGTTGGAAGTAGTGGCTCAGGTAAAAGTACAGTTTTGAAACTTTTAACAAGATTATATGAGCCTAATTCTGGGTTTATAAAAATTGATAGTCATGATGTTTCTAAAGTTGATCTTTACTCTTTAAGAAATCAAATAGGAGTAGTTCCTCAAGATAGTATTCTTTTCGATGGGACTATTCAAGATAATATTTCTCTAACAAAACCTGAAGTCTCTTATGAAGAAGTAATCTGTGCTTCAAAGATTGCATGTGCTCATGAATTTATTGAAAAATTCCCGTCAGGTTATGCAAATTATGTTGGAGAAAGAGGGACTGGATTATCTGGAGGTCAAAGACAAAGGATTGCTATAGCAAGAGTAATACTTACAAAACCTAAGCTTTTAATTTTAGATGAAGCGACAAGTGCACTTGATGTTGACACTGAAAAAAGATTATTAAAAAATCTTCTTCAAAACTTTAAAGATACAACTATTTTATTTATAAGTCATAGGTTATCAAACCTTCGAAATGCAAATAATATTTTTGTGCTTGATGATGGAACAATAGTTGAAGAGGGTGATCATAGTGAGTTAATCAAACTTAATGGACGTTATGCAACTCTTTATAAACAACAAGAGGTTGAAATTTGA